A genome region from Panicum virgatum strain AP13 chromosome 4K, P.virgatum_v5, whole genome shotgun sequence includes the following:
- the LOC120702484 gene encoding histone H3.3 — protein sequence MARTKQTARKSTGGKAPRKQLATKAARKSAPTTGGVKKPHRYRPGTVALREIRKYQKSTELLIRKLPFQRLVREIAQDFKTDLRFQSHAVLALQEAAEAYLVGLFEDTNLCAIHAKRVTIMPKDIQLARRIRGERA from the exons ATGGCCCGTACGAAGCAGACCGCCCGCAAGTCCACCGGAGGGAAGGCCCCCCGCAAGCAGCTCGCCACCAAG GCGGCGAGGAAGTCGGCGCCGACGACCGGCGGCGTGAAGAAGCCCCACCGCTACAGGCCCGGGACCGTGGCGCTCCGCGAGATCCGCAAGTACCAGAAGAGCACGGAGCTCCTGATCCGCAAGCTCCCCTTCCAGCGCCTGGTCCGCGAGATCGCGCAGGACTTCAAGACGGACCTCCGGTTCCAGAGCCACGCCGTGCTGGCGCTCCAGGAGGCCGCCGAGGCCTACCTCGTCGGGCTCTTCGAGGACACCAACCTCTGCGCCATCCACGCCAAGCGCGTCACCATCATGCCCAAGGACATCCAGCTCGCCCGCCGCatccgcggcgagcgcgcctAA
- the LOC120702481 gene encoding histone H1-like — MATAAEEAAPAVAVAPAPEKVAEVKEAAAVETPEKVEEAPKPAEGEGKKAEDGEEKKAEAGKKARKPRSRKPKSAGPHHPPYFEMIKEAILSQDGKAGASPYAIAKHMEEKHRDVLPANYRKVLAVQLRNFAAKGRLVKVKASFKLAAAEEKKAASATKAKPTPAPAAAAPKRKRTAVPAAAAKKKPAAPAEAKKARAKRARKAAPAPAQPMPKPKQQQTRPVRAAVAKKAAANKASA; from the exons ATGGCGACCGCGGCTGAGGAAGCTGCACCGGCCGTTGCCgttgcgccggcgccggagaaggTGGCTGAGGTGAAGGAGGCGGCCGCTGTGGAGACGCcggagaaggtggaggaggcgccGAAACCTgcggagggggaggggaagAAAGCAGAGGATGGGGAGGAGAAGAAGGCAGAGGCGGGGAAGAAGGCGCGGAAGCCGCGCAGCAGGAAGCCCAAGTCCGCCGGGCCGCACCACCCGCCCTACTTCGAG ATGATCAAGGAGGCGATCCTGTCGCAGGACGGCAAGGCGGGGGCGAGCCCGTACGCGATCGCCAAGCACATGGAGGAGAAGCACCGGGACGTTCTCCCGGCCAACTACCGCAAGGTGCTGGCCGTGCAGCTGCGCAACTTCGCCGCCAAGGGTCGGCTCGTCAAGGTCAAGGCCTCCTTCAAGCTCGCCGCGGCCGAGGAGAAGAaggccgcctccgccacgaAGGCGAAGccaacgccggcgccggcggctgcggctcccAAGCGCAAGAGGACCGCggtccccgccgcggccgccaagaAGAAGCCGGCGGCCCCCGCGGAGGCGAAGAAGGCGCGCGCGAAGCGGGCGAGGAAggcggccccggcgccggcgcagccgatgccgaagccgaagcagcagcagaccaggcccgtgcgcgccgccgtcgccaagaAGGCCGCCGCCAACAAGGCCAGCGCCTGA